From the Roseibium sp. HPY-6 genome, one window contains:
- the oppB gene encoding oligopeptide ABC transporter permease OppB has protein sequence MHRYVLGRLLSAIPTLFLIVTISFFLIRIAPGGPFDLERPLEAKVMENLNKIYHLDEPLWNQYLLYLKSIVQLDFGPSFYFRDFSINELFAQSLPISIQLGLTALCLALVVGGTLGVIAALRQNRATDYSVMAAATLGVTIPNFVVAPILTLILGVWLGWLPVGGWNGGAFVNVILPVVTLALPQIAVVARLTRGSMIEALRSNHVRTARAYGLTGYMVVVVHALRGAILPVVSYLGPAAAALLTGSVVIETIFGIPGIGRYFVQGALNRDYTLVMGTVVVVACFVILFNLIVDLLYALLDPRVRYD, from the coding sequence ATGCACCGCTATGTGCTCGGTCGATTGCTAAGTGCAATCCCGACCCTCTTCCTGATCGTCACAATCTCGTTCTTCCTGATCCGGATCGCGCCCGGTGGTCCGTTTGACTTGGAGCGCCCGCTGGAAGCCAAGGTGATGGAGAATCTGAACAAGATCTACCATCTCGACGAGCCGCTCTGGAACCAGTACCTGCTCTATCTGAAGAGCATCGTTCAGCTGGATTTCGGACCAAGCTTCTATTTCCGCGATTTTTCGATCAATGAGTTGTTCGCCCAGAGCCTGCCCATTTCCATCCAGCTCGGACTGACCGCATTGTGCCTGGCACTCGTGGTTGGCGGAACGCTCGGGGTCATCGCAGCGTTGAGACAGAACCGTGCAACGGATTACTCCGTCATGGCGGCTGCAACGCTTGGTGTTACGATACCCAATTTCGTCGTCGCGCCCATACTTACGCTCATACTCGGCGTCTGGCTCGGCTGGCTGCCCGTGGGTGGTTGGAACGGCGGCGCATTCGTCAATGTCATTTTACCGGTGGTCACGCTGGCGTTGCCTCAAATCGCCGTGGTTGCCCGCCTTACGCGCGGATCCATGATCGAAGCACTCCGGTCAAACCACGTTCGCACTGCACGGGCCTATGGTCTTACCGGCTACATGGTCGTCGTCGTACATGCGCTCAGGGGTGCGATCCTGCCGGTTGTCTCCTATCTTGGGCCCGCAGCGGCGGCCCTTTTGACCGGCTCGGTGGTGATCGAGACCATTTTCGGCATTCCCGGTATTGGCCGATATTTCGTCCAGGGTGCGCTCAATCGTGACTATACGCTTGTGATGGGCACCGTGGTTGTGGTCGCCTGCTTCGTCATTCTGTTCAACCTCATCGTGGATCTGCTTTATGCGCTTCTCGATCCGCGCGTGCGCTACGATTGA
- a CDS encoding GntR family transcriptional regulator, which produces MQQKSDASGGGNKVTIDVAAEKTSQARDVSGDKRTRKSEFVFQDLKGRILTGQLTPDSPMTEQMFAKDYACSQSTIREALMLLQECGLVVRRGYQGTFVTDPSVSEAMLLLRLRVSIETTGLIEAAEAISADDLAELRKLDQQFLESRRLRDTFACAEIDRDFHLQIFKRAGMTALEPMLVRTAMMLQRIMLPNPRPDDSWTHPNVVQHENVLDALEAKDVDTATQSLKSHIFASATLLAPRYYGNDPERLQALCEKEPDQIFLETH; this is translated from the coding sequence GTGCAGCAAAAATCTGATGCCAGTGGCGGGGGCAACAAAGTGACCATTGACGTTGCTGCGGAAAAGACGTCGCAAGCAAGAGATGTTTCGGGTGACAAGCGTACCCGCAAGTCAGAGTTTGTGTTTCAGGATCTGAAGGGCAGAATTCTGACAGGGCAGTTGACTCCGGACAGTCCGATGACCGAGCAAATGTTTGCGAAGGACTATGCTTGCTCACAAAGCACGATACGGGAAGCCCTCATGCTTTTGCAGGAATGCGGGCTTGTGGTTCGAAGGGGCTATCAGGGAACCTTTGTGACAGATCCGTCCGTGTCTGAGGCCATGCTGCTGCTACGGCTCAGGGTCAGCATCGAAACCACCGGTCTGATTGAAGCTGCAGAGGCGATTTCTGCAGACGATCTTGCCGAATTGCGCAAGCTTGACCAGCAGTTCCTGGAATCGCGCCGTCTGCGAGACACGTTCGCCTGCGCAGAAATCGACAGGGATTTTCACCTTCAGATTTTCAAGCGCGCCGGCATGACGGCCCTGGAGCCGATGCTCGTAAGAACTGCCATGATGCTACAACGGATCATGCTACCCAACCCGAGACCGGACGATTCCTGGACACACCCCAACGTCGTACAGCACGAGAACGTCCTGGATGCCCTGGAAGCAAAAGACGTCGACACCGCAACCCAGTCCCTGAAGTCGCACATTTTTGCGAGTGCGACCCTGCTGGCGCCGCGCTACTATGGCAACGATCCGGAACGACTGCAGGCGCTTTGTGAAAAGGAACCGGACCAGATTTTTCTGGAAACGCACTGA
- a CDS encoding BA14K family protein, protein MFDLIKGPDFSGKIVRRLRSIGLAIVLGIAGTALTGVSLPGTAKADSFYVGTGGVGFAFGTRGYRGGVFYGGYRGGFAGPPFRPYGPPYYYHPYDRRAYPYRSRVYVAPRRYVRPPLYIAPRGRYVAPRGAYVGQPQRVPYTKTGLAPFTPQWVAYCSRKFKSFNPNTGTYLAYSGKYRFCR, encoded by the coding sequence ATGTTTGATCTGATCAAGGGTCCCGATTTTTCCGGGAAAATCGTCAGGAGACTGCGGTCCATCGGACTTGCGATTGTCCTTGGTATCGCCGGTACCGCGCTGACGGGTGTTTCGCTGCCAGGTACCGCCAAGGCGGACTCGTTTTATGTCGGCACAGGCGGCGTTGGTTTCGCATTCGGGACACGTGGTTATCGGGGGGGTGTCTTCTACGGCGGCTATCGTGGCGGCTTTGCCGGTCCGCCGTTCCGTCCCTATGGTCCGCCATACTATTACCATCCCTATGACAGACGCGCCTATCCCTACCGATCGCGTGTTTATGTTGCCCCGCGCCGATATGTCAGGCCGCCGCTCTATATCGCGCCGCGAGGGCGTTATGTGGCACCCCGGGGAGCCTATGTCGGGCAACCGCAGCGCGTTCCCTATACAAAGACCGGTCTGGCGCCCTTTACCCCGCAATGGGTCGCTTATTGCTCGAGGAAGTTCAAATCGTTTAACCCGAACACAGGCACGTATCTGGCCTATAGCGGAAAGTATCGTTTTTGCCGCTAA
- a CDS encoding peptide ABC transporter substrate-binding protein, producing MFKSMRVTALAAALMAATSLTAFAEVVYHRGNTADPETLDQHKTSTTYEAHILRDLYEGLVAYDAAGQVIPGVAKDWNVAEDGMVYTFNLRDDAKWSNGDPVVAGDFVYSLQRIMTPETGAKYANILYPIKNAEKVNKGELAPEEIGVKALDDLTLEITLESPTPYFIEQLTHQTGLPVHPATVEAHGTDFVKPENIVTNGAYTLAEFIPNAHVKTVKNPNFHDAENVQIDTVYFYPTEDRGAALRRFQAGELHTNNDAPTEQVAFMQENLGDQFRVAPYLGTYYYALNHEDETLSNPDVRQALSMAIDREFLADEIWGSTMVAGYSFVPPGIGNYGEPAFADYMDMSQIDREEKAMELLEKAGFGPGNPVKLTINYNTSENHKNTAVAIADMWKPLGVEVAMVNTDTKTHYAMLRDRQDFDVARAGWIGDYSDPQNFLFMVESDNTGFNYARYENPEYDALMDEAAATVDLEKRAGILKQAEEMFMRDLPFIPLMYYGSMNMVSDKVSGFEDNLLNVHPTRFMSISE from the coding sequence ATGTTCAAGTCCATGCGTGTGACAGCGCTTGCGGCTGCTTTGATGGCAGCGACTTCACTGACCGCCTTTGCAGAAGTGGTTTACCACCGTGGCAACACTGCCGATCCGGAGACCCTGGATCAGCACAAGACATCGACCACCTATGAAGCGCACATCCTGCGTGATCTTTACGAAGGTCTTGTTGCCTACGATGCCGCGGGTCAGGTCATTCCGGGCGTTGCCAAAGACTGGAACGTCGCAGAAGACGGCATGGTCTACACGTTCAATCTGCGCGACGATGCCAAGTGGTCGAATGGCGATCCGGTCGTTGCGGGCGACTTTGTCTATTCCCTGCAGCGCATCATGACGCCGGAAACCGGTGCGAAATACGCCAACATTCTGTATCCGATCAAGAACGCGGAGAAGGTCAACAAGGGCGAACTCGCACCCGAGGAAATTGGTGTGAAGGCTCTGGACGATCTCACACTTGAAATCACGCTTGAATCGCCAACCCCTTACTTCATCGAACAGCTGACGCACCAGACCGGCTTGCCGGTGCATCCTGCGACTGTCGAGGCGCACGGCACCGATTTCGTCAAGCCCGAGAACATCGTCACCAACGGTGCTTACACGCTGGCAGAGTTCATTCCGAACGCGCACGTGAAAACGGTCAAAAATCCGAATTTCCACGATGCCGAGAACGTTCAGATTGACACCGTCTATTTCTATCCGACGGAAGATCGCGGAGCTGCGCTTCGCCGTTTCCAGGCCGGTGAGCTGCACACAAACAACGACGCCCCGACCGAACAGGTTGCCTTCATGCAGGAAAACCTGGGTGATCAGTTCCGGGTCGCGCCGTATCTGGGCACCTACTACTACGCCCTGAACCACGAAGACGAAACGCTCAGCAACCCCGACGTCCGCCAGGCACTCTCCATGGCGATCGACCGAGAGTTCCTTGCGGATGAAATCTGGGGCTCGACGATGGTCGCCGGATACTCTTTCGTGCCGCCGGGCATCGGAAACTACGGTGAGCCGGCCTTCGCCGACTACATGGATATGTCCCAGATCGATCGCGAAGAAAAGGCGATGGAACTTCTGGAAAAGGCAGGCTTCGGTCCGGGCAACCCGGTCAAGCTGACCATCAACTACAACACGTCCGAGAACCACAAAAACACGGCCGTTGCGATTGCAGATATGTGGAAGCCTCTCGGCGTTGAAGTCGCCATGGTCAACACAGATACCAAGACCCACTACGCAATGCTGCGCGACCGCCAGGATTTCGACGTGGCCCGTGCCGGCTGGATTGGTGACTATTCCGACCCGCAGAACTTCCTTTTCATGGTTGAAAGCGACAACACCGGTTTCAACTATGCACGCTACGAGAACCCGGAATATGACGCATTGATGGATGAGGCGGCTGCAACCGTCGATCTGGAAAAGCGTGCCGGCATCCTGAAGCAGGCGGAAGAAATGTTCATGCGCGACCTGCCGTTCATTCCGCTCATGTACTACGGCTCCATGAACATGGTCTCCGACAAGGTGTCAGGATTTGAGGACAATCTCCTCAACGTTCATCCGACCCGATTCATGAGCATTTCCGAGTAA
- a CDS encoding ABC transporter ATP-binding protein, protein MTKENNKTVLSIRDLKVDFATATGTVNAVRGVDIHVEAGETVAIVGESGSGKSQTMMAAMGLLASNGRTEGEVVYEDRNILGLPISKLNDIRGKKITMIFQEPMTSLDPLYTIGRQLAEPMVVHGGLSWKAAKAKALDLLKLVNIPEPERKIKAYPYEMSGGQRQRVMIAMALANDPDVLIADEPTTALDVTTQAQILDLLRDLQKRLGMAVIFITHDLGIVRRISDRVYVMKTGEVVESGETARIFTQPEHPYTKMLLDAEPTGHKPPVPESTPVLLEAQRVEVEFELESGFLQPKHVLRAVDNISFSLRKGQTLGIVGESGSGKSTLGRAILNLLPAGGRVVFHGQQISGLDRTAMRALRKDMQLIFQDPFGSLSPRMTVGQIISEGLLVHEPSLSAKDRDLRACQALEEVSLDPVMRNRYPHEFSGGQRQRIAIARTMVLKPELVVLDEPTSALDRTIQKQVVELLRNLQTANDLTYLFISHDLAVVRALSDTVMVMQHGKVVEAGTADAIFEAPKQDYTRELIGAAMLTQQQMMETA, encoded by the coding sequence ATGACAAAAGAAAACAACAAGACAGTCCTCTCCATTCGGGATCTCAAAGTCGATTTCGCAACGGCCACCGGCACGGTGAATGCCGTGCGCGGCGTCGACATTCATGTCGAAGCGGGCGAAACGGTTGCCATTGTCGGCGAGAGCGGTTCGGGCAAGAGCCAGACCATGATGGCGGCGATGGGACTTCTTGCGTCCAACGGCCGAACGGAAGGCGAGGTGGTTTACGAAGATCGCAATATCCTGGGTTTGCCGATCAGCAAGTTGAATGACATTCGCGGCAAGAAGATCACGATGATTTTCCAGGAGCCGATGACGTCGCTCGACCCGCTTTATACGATCGGCCGTCAGCTTGCCGAACCCATGGTGGTTCACGGCGGGTTAAGCTGGAAAGCAGCCAAGGCCAAGGCACTTGATCTCCTGAAGCTGGTGAACATTCCCGAACCGGAACGCAAGATCAAGGCGTACCCCTATGAAATGTCCGGTGGCCAGCGGCAACGCGTGATGATCGCCATGGCGCTTGCCAACGATCCGGATGTGCTGATTGCCGACGAGCCGACCACTGCGCTCGATGTGACAACGCAGGCGCAGATCCTGGATCTTCTTCGGGATCTGCAAAAACGCCTCGGGATGGCGGTGATCTTCATCACGCACGACCTTGGGATCGTCCGCCGGATCTCGGACCGAGTTTATGTGATGAAAACGGGGGAGGTGGTGGAAAGCGGTGAAACCGCCAGGATCTTCACGCAGCCCGAACATCCCTACACCAAGATGCTACTCGACGCGGAACCGACCGGGCACAAACCACCCGTGCCGGAAAGCACTCCCGTGCTCCTTGAAGCCCAGAGAGTGGAGGTCGAGTTTGAGCTGGAATCCGGGTTTCTGCAGCCCAAACACGTGCTCCGTGCCGTCGACAATATCAGCTTCTCCCTGCGCAAGGGGCAGACGCTCGGGATCGTGGGAGAGAGCGGGTCCGGAAAGTCCACGCTTGGACGCGCCATTCTCAATCTGCTACCCGCCGGTGGAAGGGTCGTGTTTCACGGCCAGCAGATTTCCGGGCTGGATCGCACGGCCATGCGCGCCCTTCGGAAGGACATGCAGCTGATCTTTCAGGATCCATTCGGTTCGCTCAGTCCGAGAATGACCGTTGGGCAGATCATTTCAGAGGGCCTGCTGGTGCATGAACCCTCTCTTTCCGCCAAGGACAGGGACCTCCGTGCCTGCCAGGCCTTGGAAGAGGTGTCCCTCGATCCGGTGATGCGAAACCGGTATCCGCATGAATTTTCAGGCGGCCAGCGGCAACGCATCGCGATTGCACGGACGATGGTTCTGAAACCGGAACTGGTCGTGTTGGACGAGCCGACGTCGGCTTTGGACCGCACGATCCAGAAACAGGTTGTCGAGCTTCTGCGTAATCTGCAGACGGCCAATGATCTGACTTATCTCTTCATTTCCCATGACCTTGCCGTTGTTCGGGCGCTTTCCGACACGGTCATGGTCATGCAACATGGAAAGGTCGTTGAAGCCGGAACGGCGGACGCCATTTTCGAAGCGCCCAAACAGGATTATACGCGGGAACTTATTGGTGCTGCGATGCTGACGCAGCAGCAGATGATGGAGACGGCCTGA
- a CDS encoding L,D-transpeptidase produces MTGSVLLAGAALTGCQTVVGLPDQAELPDENFDYATAYAELPDGDFTWPAVNYQNFDESYLRQVVEYRTREMPGTIIVDPYNNYLYWTLGNKKALRYGIGVGRAGFAWNGEALIRVKREHPIWRPPREMIARKPSLERYWEKGFPPGLRNPLGARAMDLWQGSTDTLYRIHGTNQPSSIGKSVSSGCIRMWQQDVIDLFNRVPLRTKVVVLGKDPNAEA; encoded by the coding sequence ATGACAGGCAGCGTTTTGCTTGCAGGTGCTGCCCTTACCGGGTGCCAGACGGTGGTCGGCCTGCCGGATCAGGCGGAATTGCCGGACGAGAATTTCGACTATGCCACTGCCTATGCGGAGCTGCCTGATGGCGATTTCACGTGGCCGGCAGTGAACTATCAGAACTTTGACGAGAGCTACCTGCGTCAGGTCGTGGAGTACAGAACCCGCGAGATGCCGGGCACGATCATTGTCGACCCTTACAACAACTACCTTTACTGGACGCTCGGCAACAAAAAAGCACTTCGCTACGGCATTGGTGTCGGCCGGGCCGGATTTGCCTGGAACGGAGAGGCACTGATCCGCGTCAAGCGGGAACATCCGATCTGGCGTCCTCCACGGGAGATGATTGCGCGCAAGCCTTCTTTGGAACGGTACTGGGAAAAAGGATTTCCGCCCGGCTTGAGAAACCCGCTTGGCGCACGCGCCATGGATCTTTGGCAGGGTTCAACAGATACGCTCTACCGTATCCATGGGACAAACCAGCCGTCTTCTATTGGCAAGAGCGTTTCGTCCGGCTGTATCCGGATGTGGCAGCAGGACGTGATCGATCTCTTCAACCGTGTCCCGCTGCGTACGAAGGTGGTTGTTCTCGGCAAGGACCCCAACGCGGAAGCGTAA
- a CDS encoding ATP-binding cassette domain-containing protein, whose product MAPPLLTLKDVNLTFGGTPLLTGAELSVSEGDRICLVGRNGSGKSTLLKIAAGQVEMDTGERFFQPGRTVRYLPQDPDLSMYGSTIDYVNEGLTEGDDPYRGAYLLEVLGLTGKEDPKALSGGEARRAALARTLAPEPDILLLDEPTNHLDLPAIEWLETELKSLKSALVLISHDRRFLENLSRATVWIDRGVSRRMDKGFSHFEAWRDEVFEQEEIDQQKLAQKIKREEHWMTYGVTARRKRNMRRVRELAELRKQKREHRGPQGTAKLNASDGDVSGKLVIEAKEISKTFGDRVIVKDFSSRIQRGDRVGFVGPNGAGKTTLLKMLTGELAPDTGTNRLGTNLEMVTLDQKREKLDLTDTLSSVLTGGRGDTVVLGDETKHVMSYMKDFLFSPEQARTPVGVLSGGERARAMLARALANKSNMMVLDEPTNDLDLETLDLLQELLADYKGTALIVSHDRDFLDRVATSVIVSEGDGLWREYAGGYTDMLAQRGEGVTVRKVEKAAPPKREKQSPSNGSAETSKAKSKLTFTQQHLLKTLPDTIEQLEAKLEKLQSEMNDPQLYAKNPDRFSKLSQQITDLTAEKDAAEEQWLELEMLAEES is encoded by the coding sequence ATGGCTCCGCCCCTTCTTACGCTCAAAGACGTCAACCTGACCTTCGGAGGCACACCGCTACTGACCGGTGCTGAACTGTCCGTTTCCGAAGGCGACCGGATCTGTCTGGTCGGCAGAAACGGCTCGGGTAAGTCGACGCTTTTGAAGATCGCCGCCGGTCAGGTCGAAATGGACACGGGAGAGCGTTTCTTTCAGCCCGGACGAACCGTTCGGTATCTCCCGCAGGATCCGGACCTGTCGATGTATGGATCTACGATCGATTACGTGAACGAGGGTCTGACCGAGGGCGACGATCCCTATCGCGGCGCGTATCTCCTTGAGGTGCTCGGGCTCACCGGCAAGGAAGATCCAAAAGCGCTCTCCGGCGGTGAAGCGCGGCGTGCAGCACTTGCGCGCACACTCGCACCCGAACCGGACATCCTGCTTCTGGACGAACCGACCAACCACCTGGATCTGCCGGCGATCGAGTGGCTGGAAACAGAACTGAAAAGCCTGAAATCCGCGCTCGTGCTGATCTCGCATGACCGCCGCTTTCTGGAAAATCTCTCGCGCGCCACGGTCTGGATAGACCGCGGTGTCTCCCGTCGCATGGACAAGGGTTTCAGCCATTTCGAAGCCTGGCGGGACGAGGTGTTCGAACAGGAGGAGATCGACCAGCAAAAGCTGGCTCAGAAGATCAAGCGGGAAGAGCACTGGATGACCTATGGCGTCACCGCACGGCGCAAGCGCAACATGCGCCGGGTGCGTGAGCTTGCCGAACTCAGAAAACAGAAGCGCGAGCATCGCGGCCCGCAGGGCACGGCAAAACTGAACGCAAGTGACGGGGATGTTTCTGGAAAGCTTGTCATCGAGGCCAAGGAAATTTCAAAGACCTTTGGCGACCGCGTCATCGTGAAGGACTTCTCCTCGCGTATCCAGCGCGGCGACCGGGTCGGCTTTGTCGGACCGAACGGCGCGGGAAAAACCACACTCTTGAAGATGCTGACAGGTGAGCTTGCTCCCGACACGGGCACAAACCGGCTGGGTACGAACCTTGAGATGGTCACGCTCGATCAGAAACGTGAAAAACTCGACTTGACCGACACATTGTCCTCGGTGCTCACCGGCGGACGTGGCGACACTGTTGTGCTGGGTGACGAGACCAAGCATGTGATGTCCTACATGAAGGATTTCCTGTTTTCGCCAGAACAGGCCCGTACACCTGTTGGCGTCCTGTCGGGTGGTGAGCGTGCCCGCGCCATGCTGGCGCGCGCGCTCGCCAACAAATCCAACATGATGGTGCTTGACGAGCCGACCAACGATCTTGATCTCGAAACGCTCGACCTTCTGCAGGAGCTGCTTGCCGACTACAAGGGCACTGCCTTGATCGTTTCGCACGACCGCGACTTTCTCGACCGCGTCGCAACCTCGGTGATCGTTTCAGAAGGGGATGGTCTGTGGCGTGAATATGCCGGAGGTTACACCGATATGCTTGCTCAGCGCGGGGAAGGTGTCACCGTGCGCAAAGTTGAAAAAGCTGCGCCGCCAAAACGGGAAAAACAGAGTCCTTCAAACGGTTCGGCGGAAACTTCTAAAGCAAAATCGAAACTGACCTTTACGCAGCAGCATCTTTTGAAGACCCTGCCCGACACGATCGAGCAACTTGAAGCAAAGCTCGAAAAGCTTCAAAGCGAAATGAACGACCCGCAGCTCTACGCAAAGAACCCGGACCGTTTTTCCAAGCTCTCGCAACAGATCACTGACCTGACAGCGGAAAAGGATGCTGCAGAGGAGCAGTGGCTGGAACTGGAAATGCTTGCAGAAGAAAGCTGA
- a CDS encoding ABC transporter permease subunit has protein sequence MTLTVSNNEAPARGRSLWDDARDRLLANRAAVASMFVLVAITLLSILGPALSPHQFDTVYRDYVRVPASLEAYPRPEQVEPAFMSVAKRARMTVDTYERDGDTIIASVTSKREIDPRSNRYFDRSNLFKNAELTDLSADGKSATIRADINFMHFYFGTDANGRDMMTRTFIAGRVSLTIGLLATVVAISIGVIYGATSGYLGGRVDQMMMRVVDILYSLPFIFFVIMLVVFFGRNFILMFIAVGAVEWLDMARIVRGQTLSIKRQEYVQAAEAMGVADGGILRRHIIPNTLGPVVVYMTLLVPKVILLESFLSFLGLGIQEPMTSWGVLISEGARNLQGAAWMLIFPSIFLTSTLFALNFIGDGLRDALDPKDR, from the coding sequence ATGACACTCACTGTTTCAAACAACGAAGCGCCTGCACGGGGCCGGTCTCTTTGGGATGACGCAAGAGATCGCTTGCTGGCCAACAGGGCGGCTGTCGCCAGCATGTTCGTGCTGGTCGCAATTACGCTCCTGTCCATCCTCGGTCCAGCCTTGTCGCCTCACCAGTTCGATACGGTCTACCGGGATTACGTAAGGGTTCCCGCAAGTCTTGAAGCGTATCCACGTCCTGAGCAGGTCGAACCCGCATTTATGTCTGTTGCCAAACGAGCGCGCATGACGGTGGATACCTACGAGCGGGACGGGGACACGATTATTGCCAGCGTGACCTCCAAACGCGAAATCGACCCGCGTTCCAACCGCTATTTCGACCGCAGCAATCTCTTCAAGAATGCGGAACTGACCGATCTTTCCGCAGACGGGAAATCAGCCACCATTCGTGCCGACATCAATTTCATGCATTTCTACTTCGGCACCGATGCCAATGGCCGGGACATGATGACCCGGACATTTATCGCCGGGCGCGTCTCGCTGACGATCGGACTGCTGGCAACCGTCGTCGCGATCTCGATCGGTGTGATATATGGCGCAACCTCAGGCTATCTGGGTGGTCGCGTCGACCAGATGATGATGCGTGTTGTCGATATACTCTATTCGCTGCCCTTCATTTTCTTCGTCATCATGCTGGTGGTCTTTTTCGGACGGAACTTCATTTTGATGTTCATTGCTGTCGGGGCCGTGGAATGGCTGGATATGGCGCGTATCGTGCGGGGCCAGACGCTCAGCATCAAACGTCAGGAATATGTGCAGGCCGCCGAAGCCATGGGTGTCGCGGATGGCGGTATTCTGCGCCGGCACATCATACCCAACACCCTCGGACCGGTGGTTGTCTACATGACCCTGCTCGTGCCGAAGGTCATCCTCCTTGAAAGCTTCCTGTCCTTCCTGGGTCTTGGCATTCAGGAGCCGATGACTAGTTGGGGCGTGCTGATTTCCGAAGGAGCCCGGAACCTTCAGGGCGCTGCCTGGATGCTCATCTTCCCCTCGATCTTTCTGACATCGACCCTGTTCGCGCTGAACTTTATCGGCGACGGCTTGCGCGACGCGCTGGATCCGAAGGACCGGTGA
- a CDS encoding dipeptidase produces the protein MPNDVSNTLFPVFDGHNDTLLKLEIDAIKGQERSFFDRTDKGHIDFERAREAHFAGGLFAMFVPSNPDQDFSKAFDPNNPVNFQEVPQDQALAFTNRLFERAESIAAASSGSVVICKSPDENLETVNAGKIAVSLHIEGAEAIDTDFRALEDFYQRGLRSIGLVWSRANAFGYGVPMSHPASPDIGPGLTDAGRELVRTCNKLGILLDVSHLNEKGFWDLAKITDRPIVASHSNAHAICASSRNLTDAQLAAIKESGGLVGVNFHVGFLRPDGGYKKDTSLDVVADHIAYLTDHLGEDHVGLGSDFDGCMPPKDLHDVTGLPLLFDRLRARGFSTQSLERLACRNWISMLEQAAA, from the coding sequence GTGCCAAACGACGTTTCAAACACCCTGTTTCCCGTTTTCGATGGTCACAACGACACGCTGCTCAAACTCGAGATTGACGCGATCAAAGGTCAGGAGCGCAGCTTTTTCGATCGTACGGACAAGGGCCACATCGATTTCGAACGTGCACGGGAGGCACATTTCGCCGGCGGTCTTTTCGCCATGTTTGTCCCGTCCAATCCGGATCAGGATTTCTCCAAGGCTTTTGACCCCAACAACCCTGTGAATTTTCAGGAAGTGCCGCAGGACCAGGCACTCGCGTTCACAAATCGGCTGTTTGAACGCGCCGAAAGCATTGCGGCTGCATCATCTGGTTCCGTTGTCATCTGCAAGTCACCGGACGAAAACTTGGAAACCGTGAACGCCGGGAAAATAGCGGTCAGCCTCCATATCGAAGGCGCTGAAGCGATTGATACGGATTTCCGCGCCCTTGAGGACTTTTATCAGCGGGGCTTGCGCTCCATCGGTCTGGTGTGGAGCCGCGCAAACGCGTTTGGATACGGTGTTCCGATGTCTCACCCGGCGTCGCCGGATATCGGCCCCGGTCTGACAGATGCCGGGCGCGAGCTTGTCAGGACGTGCAACAAGCTTGGCATTCTCCTGGACGTTTCACACCTCAATGAAAAGGGCTTCTGGGATCTTGCGAAGATCACGGACAGACCGATTGTCGCCAGCCATTCCAATGCGCATGCCATTTGCGCAAGCAGCAGAAACCTTACGGACGCGCAGCTGGCTGCCATCAAGGAAAGCGGTGGGCTTGTCGGCGTGAATTTTCACGTCGGGTTTCTCCGGCCCGACGGCGGCTACAAAAAGGACACTTCCCTGGATGTTGTTGCGGATCACATCGCCTATCTGACCGATCATCTGGGCGAAGACCATGTCGGTTTGGGTTCCGATTTCGACGGCTGCATGCCGCCGAAAGATCTTCATGACGTGACCGGCCTTCCTTTGCTTTTCGACCGGTTGAGAGCACGCGGCTTCAGCACGCAATCGCTTGAGAGACTTGCATGCCGCAACTGGATATCAATGCTGGAGCAGGCTGCCGCCTAG